One window of the Allosaccharopolyspora coralli genome contains the following:
- a CDS encoding AraC family transcriptional regulator produces MGSTVRAAALRGFAPLADRLGGDGDALLARHQLSRTDTEDDDAVIDATSAAAALEAAAHELDRADFGLRLAEHQDTRVLGPLAFAIENSPTLGDALECGSRYVFLHAALTLSQEPDPLGHPGVVGMFYRSNEPGLPLPPQVVDLGLGLFHRVACLLAGGSYRLRSALLPHPPLAPVATYTEFFDADVRFDEDTAVLRAPANVLSTPVHGGNETLRTITMAYLDKHTEGPGQKRAAQVRRILSGSMGTTPLRIDTVARVLRLHPRTLQRQLAAEGTTFESVIDDVRRDTALRLLTRTDMPLSQVTAMVGLSEQSALTRAARRWFGEAPSTTRRRAISGHGDSR; encoded by the coding sequence ATGGGATCGACCGTACGCGCCGCTGCGCTGCGCGGATTCGCGCCGCTGGCGGATCGCCTGGGCGGCGACGGCGACGCGCTGCTGGCCCGTCATCAGCTCAGTCGCACCGACACCGAGGACGACGACGCTGTCATCGACGCGACGTCGGCGGCCGCGGCACTGGAAGCAGCAGCGCACGAGCTCGACCGCGCGGACTTCGGGTTGCGGCTCGCCGAGCATCAGGACACCCGGGTGCTCGGCCCGCTCGCGTTCGCGATCGAAAACTCGCCGACGTTGGGTGACGCGCTGGAATGCGGGTCGCGCTACGTGTTCCTGCACGCCGCGCTCACCCTCTCGCAAGAGCCCGACCCGCTCGGGCACCCCGGGGTCGTCGGCATGTTCTACCGGAGCAACGAACCCGGATTGCCCCTACCGCCGCAGGTCGTCGATCTCGGTCTCGGCCTGTTCCACCGCGTCGCCTGCCTGTTGGCGGGCGGAAGCTACCGGCTGCGCTCGGCGCTGCTTCCGCACCCACCCCTTGCCCCTGTCGCCACGTACACCGAGTTCTTCGACGCCGACGTGCGCTTCGATGAGGACACCGCGGTGCTGCGAGCGCCCGCGAACGTGCTGTCGACCCCGGTGCACGGTGGGAACGAGACGCTGCGCACGATCACCATGGCCTACCTCGACAAGCACACGGAGGGGCCGGGTCAGAAGCGGGCCGCCCAGGTACGCCGAATCCTGTCCGGCTCGATGGGCACGACACCGCTGCGGATCGACACGGTCGCCCGGGTACTGCGGCTGCATCCGCGCACCCTGCAGCGCCAACTCGCCGCCGAAGGCACCACGTTCGAGTCGGTCATCGACGACGTGCGCCGGGACACGGCGCTCCGGCTGCTGACCCGGACGGACATGCCGCTGTCCCAGGTGACCGCGATGGTGGGCCTGTCCGAGCAATCGGCGCTCACGCGCGCCGCCCGCCGGTGGTTCGGCGAGGCACCGAGCACCACCCGCAGACGGGCGATCTCCGGACACGGCGATTCACGCTGA
- a CDS encoding gamma carbonic anhydrase family protein, which yields MTDARTGPFTLTFGEHTPQLDDGAWAAPGSSLIGRVRLATQANVWYTTVLRGDVADISVGARSNVQDGVVMHADEGFPAVVGNDVTIGHRAVVHGCTIEDEVLIGMGSVVLNGAKIGSGSLVAAGAVVLEGVEIPPGSLVAGTPGKVRRELTGDEQEMIRASARHYVDLATSHRQALSG from the coding sequence GTGACCGACGCACGCACCGGGCCGTTCACCCTGACCTTCGGTGAGCACACGCCGCAGCTCGACGACGGCGCGTGGGCCGCGCCGGGGTCCAGCCTCATCGGCCGTGTGCGCCTCGCGACGCAGGCCAACGTCTGGTACACCACCGTGCTGCGCGGCGACGTCGCCGACATCTCGGTCGGTGCCCGCAGCAATGTGCAGGACGGCGTGGTGATGCACGCCGACGAAGGGTTCCCGGCCGTCGTGGGCAACGATGTGACCATCGGGCATCGGGCCGTCGTCCACGGCTGCACGATCGAGGACGAGGTGCTCATCGGGATGGGCTCGGTGGTCCTCAACGGCGCGAAGATCGGCAGCGGCAGCCTCGTCGCCGCCGGTGCCGTCGTGCTCGAAGGCGTCGAGATTCCGCCCGGCTCGTTGGTGGCGGGCACTCCTGGCAAGGTGCGTCGCGAGCTGACCGGCGACGAGCAGGAGATGATCCGCGCCTCCGCCCGGCACTACGTCGACCTCGCCACCTCCCACCGCCAAGCCCTCAGCGGGTAA
- a CDS encoding PadR family transcriptional regulator: MALEHALLLSLEERSGSGYELTHRFENSIGFFWKASHQQIYRTLKRMVAHGWVRCDEIAQRGRPDKKLYAVSDGGRAELRRWLAEPGDPVTVRHELAVKVRGAALGDLDAVIDDIARHRDRHAERLELYRGIEQRDFPDSDGLSGQALHHHLVLRGGIRLEDSLVAWCDEMLGALRDDRPGTSGESPER, translated from the coding sequence ATGGCGTTGGAACACGCGCTCCTGCTGTCGCTGGAAGAGCGCTCCGGCAGCGGTTACGAGCTGACTCATCGCTTCGAGAACTCGATCGGGTTCTTCTGGAAAGCCTCGCACCAGCAGATCTATCGCACCCTCAAGCGGATGGTGGCTCACGGCTGGGTCCGCTGCGACGAGATCGCGCAACGGGGGCGGCCGGACAAGAAGCTCTACGCCGTCAGCGACGGCGGCCGCGCCGAGCTGCGACGGTGGCTGGCCGAACCCGGCGACCCGGTCACCGTCCGCCACGAACTGGCGGTGAAAGTGCGCGGCGCGGCGCTCGGCGACCTCGACGCCGTGATCGACGACATCGCCAGGCATCGCGACCGGCACGCCGAACGCCTCGAACTCTACCGAGGGATCGAGCAGCGAGACTTTCCCGACTCCGACGGGCTCTCCGGCCAGGCACTGCACCACCATCTCGTCCTGCGCGGCGGAATCCGGCTGGAGGACAGCCTCGTCGCGTGGTGCGACGAAATGCTCGGAGCCCTGCGAGACGACCGCCCCGGAACCTCTGGAGAGAGCCCCGAACGATGA
- a CDS encoding ABC transporter substrate-binding protein, with the protein MSTPRSTRLLTSGAATAITAGLLAVTACSGPTGGPAGPPDIADNCGVPVSVDGPPRRAVSLNQQQTEIMLSLGLEDRMVGTATWTDPVAPHLAEANASVPRLADNNPSLEAVLGTEPDLVLGGYQAIYTDGGVAPRERFAEFGVPTYLSPSNCYPEEAELGEPVGLDDIYREVREIAQLFDVPERGEQLVTELRGRVEAAQAKVAGLDGRENTSVLFWFARTGSPYVAGSTGAPGIITRTLGVRNAYPDVASMWPQVGWEDVLRRAPDVLVLGDLTRDSEGDTLEAKKRFLRTDPAVSQLDAVRAERWMPMTGSAMNVSIRTVDGIEALADRLVELDRQT; encoded by the coding sequence ATGTCCACACCGCGTTCGACGCGTCTACTCACCAGCGGCGCTGCCACCGCGATCACCGCGGGCCTCCTCGCGGTCACCGCATGTTCCGGCCCCACCGGCGGCCCGGCCGGACCTCCGGACATCGCGGACAACTGTGGTGTTCCCGTGTCGGTGGACGGTCCTCCGCGACGTGCGGTGAGTCTGAACCAGCAGCAGACAGAGATCATGCTCTCCCTCGGCCTCGAGGACCGCATGGTCGGTACGGCGACCTGGACCGACCCGGTCGCGCCGCATCTTGCGGAGGCCAACGCCAGCGTGCCCCGGCTGGCCGACAACAACCCGTCGCTGGAAGCCGTTCTCGGCACCGAACCCGACCTGGTGCTCGGCGGCTACCAGGCGATCTACACCGACGGAGGGGTCGCGCCGCGCGAACGGTTCGCCGAGTTCGGTGTGCCGACCTACCTGTCGCCGTCGAACTGCTACCCGGAGGAAGCCGAGCTCGGCGAACCAGTGGGGCTGGACGACATCTACCGCGAAGTCCGGGAGATCGCGCAGCTCTTCGACGTTCCCGAACGCGGTGAGCAGCTGGTGACGGAACTGCGCGGGCGGGTCGAGGCCGCGCAGGCGAAGGTCGCCGGTCTCGACGGCCGCGAGAACACCTCGGTGCTGTTCTGGTTCGCCCGCACCGGATCTCCGTACGTGGCCGGGTCGACCGGCGCGCCGGGGATCATCACCCGCACGCTCGGCGTCCGCAACGCCTACCCCGACGTGGCATCGATGTGGCCGCAGGTCGGCTGGGAGGACGTGCTTCGCCGGGCTCCCGACGTGCTCGTGCTCGGTGATCTGACCCGGGACAGCGAAGGCGACACGCTCGAAGCGAAGAAGCGGTTCCTGCGCACCGATCCCGCCGTGTCGCAACTGGACGCCGTCCGAGCCGAGAGGTGGATGCCCATGACGGGGTCGGCGATGAACGTCAGCATCCGCACCGTCGACGGCATCGAAGCGCTCGCCGACCGCCTCGTCGAACTCGACCGCCAGACATGA
- a CDS encoding YwaF family protein, protein MSSPGGATEVVILFEQATLAQQPVFVPYGGTHWAVLALGAGGAVFLIALGRRHRGRDTARVVSRGFAVVLVAFQLPFQVRALTPAQWDLYESLPFQLSDLAWIVAAYALWSHRWWAFALTYYWGLTLTPQAMFTPALDAPDFPHVAFVEFWGHHLFVAWAALYLTWGVGLRPTWRSLRVTLAVTLAWAVCAQTFNAATGANYGFLDRKPANPSLLDVMGPWPYYIAVEFVAVVIGWALITWPWVSSRRRARADTRESA, encoded by the coding sequence ATGAGTTCTCCAGGTGGCGCGACGGAGGTGGTGATCCTGTTCGAGCAGGCGACACTCGCGCAGCAACCGGTGTTCGTGCCCTACGGCGGCACGCACTGGGCGGTCCTCGCGCTCGGAGCCGGGGGAGCGGTGTTCCTGATCGCGCTCGGACGCAGGCACCGTGGGCGCGACACCGCGCGCGTCGTGAGCCGCGGGTTCGCCGTCGTCCTGGTCGCGTTCCAACTCCCGTTCCAGGTCCGCGCGCTCACACCCGCCCAGTGGGACCTGTACGAGTCGCTGCCGTTCCAGCTCAGCGACCTCGCGTGGATCGTCGCCGCCTACGCCTTGTGGTCGCACCGGTGGTGGGCGTTCGCGCTGACCTACTACTGGGGGCTCACACTGACCCCTCAGGCGATGTTCACCCCCGCCCTCGACGCACCCGACTTTCCGCACGTGGCGTTCGTCGAGTTCTGGGGGCATCACCTGTTCGTGGCGTGGGCGGCCCTGTATCTGACCTGGGGCGTCGGGTTGCGGCCGACGTGGCGGAGTCTGCGGGTCACGCTGGCCGTGACGCTGGCGTGGGCGGTGTGTGCGCAGACCTTCAACGCCGCCACCGGGGCGAACTACGGCTTTCTCGACCGCAAGCCCGCGAACCCGTCGCTGCTCGACGTCATGGGGCCGTGGCCGTACTACATCGCGGTCGAGTTCGTGGCGGTGGTGATCGGCTGGGCTCTCATCACCTGGCCGTGGGTGTCCTCCCGGCGGCGAGCCCGTGCGGACACTCGCGAATCAGCGTGA
- a CDS encoding flavin-containing monooxygenase, whose product MTSTESRELSDDPDTEHVDVLVVGAGVSGIGAARRLQQECPSKSFAVLERRAALGGTWDLFRYPGVRSDSDIYTLSYPFRPWRGSRSIVDGASIRDYIGDTAREHGIDRHIRYSTKVVSAHWSSEQARWTVETRTGEHGERRVYRCSFLYMCTGYYDYDKGHQPEFDGLDEFEGSLVHPQFWPENLDFEGKRVAIVGSGATAVTLVPAMAEKAAHVTMVQRSPSYITVLPSVDGVADKLRTYLPARVAHPVIRAKNAVVALGFYQFCRRFPERAKTFLRDQAVRYLGDESYVDTHFAPNYQPWDQRLCVIPDGDFYRTLRSGRASVVTDTIDRFVPSGIRTSSGDVVEADIVVSATGLSLLPFGGLELSVDGEPVDISDTVVYRGVMLSGVPNFACCVGYTNASWTLRADLSSRYVCRMVNYLDARGFAAATPRPPGGMVRKPMLDLDANYIKRSIDRFPSQGDRSPWRVRQNYLLDKLEMSRPGPARDMAFTRHGTSSHRRNLEGAR is encoded by the coding sequence GTGACGAGTACCGAGTCCCGAGAGCTCAGCGACGATCCCGACACCGAACACGTCGACGTGCTCGTCGTCGGTGCCGGTGTGTCCGGAATCGGCGCCGCCCGTCGACTGCAGCAGGAATGCCCGAGCAAGAGCTTCGCCGTGCTCGAGCGGCGAGCGGCGCTCGGCGGAACCTGGGACCTGTTCCGGTATCCGGGCGTGCGCAGTGACTCGGACATCTACACGCTCAGCTATCCGTTCCGGCCGTGGCGAGGGTCCCGGTCGATCGTCGACGGCGCGAGCATCCGCGACTACATCGGTGACACCGCGCGCGAGCACGGGATCGACCGGCACATCCGGTACTCGACGAAGGTCGTCTCCGCCCACTGGTCGTCCGAACAGGCCCGGTGGACCGTCGAGACCCGCACCGGGGAGCACGGCGAGCGTCGCGTGTACCGGTGTTCGTTTCTGTACATGTGTACCGGCTACTACGACTACGACAAGGGGCATCAGCCGGAGTTCGACGGACTCGACGAGTTCGAGGGCAGCCTGGTGCATCCGCAGTTCTGGCCCGAGAACCTCGATTTCGAGGGCAAGCGGGTCGCGATCGTCGGCAGCGGGGCGACGGCGGTGACTCTGGTGCCTGCGATGGCCGAGAAGGCGGCACACGTGACGATGGTGCAGCGCTCGCCGAGCTACATCACCGTGCTGCCGTCCGTCGACGGTGTCGCGGACAAGCTCCGCACGTACCTGCCCGCCCGGGTCGCCCACCCCGTGATCCGGGCGAAGAACGCGGTGGTCGCGTTGGGTTTCTACCAGTTCTGCCGCCGCTTCCCGGAGCGCGCGAAGACGTTCCTTCGCGATCAGGCCGTCAGGTACCTGGGCGACGAGTCCTACGTGGACACGCATTTCGCGCCGAACTACCAGCCGTGGGACCAACGGTTGTGCGTGATTCCGGACGGCGACTTCTATCGGACGCTGCGCTCGGGTCGGGCCTCTGTGGTCACCGACACCATCGACCGGTTCGTCCCCTCGGGAATCAGGACGAGCTCCGGTGACGTGGTCGAAGCCGACATCGTGGTGTCCGCGACAGGACTGTCTTTGCTGCCGTTCGGCGGGCTCGAACTGAGTGTGGACGGCGAGCCGGTCGACATCTCCGACACGGTCGTCTACCGGGGCGTGATGCTCAGCGGGGTGCCGAACTTCGCGTGCTGCGTCGGCTACACGAACGCGTCCTGGACGCTACGAGCGGATCTGTCCTCCCGGTACGTGTGCCGCATGGTCAACTACCTGGACGCCCGGGGTTTCGCCGCCGCGACGCCGCGCCCGCCGGGAGGAATGGTGCGCAAGCCGATGCTCGACCTCGACGCGAACTACATCAAACGGTCCATCGACCGCTTTCCCTCGCAGGGCGACCGGTCGCCGTGGCGTGTGCGGCAGAATTACCTGCTCGACAAGCTGGAGATGTCACGTCCCGGCCCTGCTCGCGACATGGCGTTCACGCGCCACGGCACGAGCAGCCACCGCCGGAACCTGGAGGGCGCACGATGA
- a CDS encoding ABC transporter ATP-binding protein, whose product MSLIASELSWSVANRTVVDGVSLHVDTGTTVGLLGPNGAGKSSLLRLLAGVRTPSAGSVSVLDRPLESWRRKELARTVAVVEQQVSTEIDLTVADVVGLGRIPHRSEWAGATDGDQATVSEALRRTGLTEFADRRWHSLSGGERQLTQIARALAQEPGYLLLDEPTNHLDVAHQLDVLDLVRREPVTSVLALHDLNLAALFCDRVVVLSEGRAVRAGTPAEVLTEELVGEVYRVRCEVTPTEPEGRPHIRFLPPKRTEATLSTVDV is encoded by the coding sequence ATGAGCCTGATCGCCTCCGAGCTCTCGTGGTCCGTCGCGAACCGGACGGTCGTGGACGGAGTCAGCCTGCACGTGGACACCGGCACGACGGTGGGTCTGCTGGGGCCGAACGGTGCGGGCAAGTCGTCGTTGCTGCGGCTGCTCGCGGGTGTGCGGACCCCCAGCGCAGGCTCGGTGTCGGTGCTCGACCGGCCGTTGGAATCGTGGCGCCGCAAGGAACTCGCCCGCACCGTCGCGGTGGTGGAACAGCAGGTGTCGACGGAGATCGACCTGACGGTCGCGGACGTGGTCGGGCTGGGGCGGATTCCGCACCGCAGCGAGTGGGCGGGCGCCACCGACGGCGACCAGGCGACCGTGTCGGAGGCGCTACGGCGCACTGGCCTCACCGAGTTCGCGGACCGCCGGTGGCACAGTCTTTCCGGCGGCGAACGCCAACTCACCCAGATCGCCCGCGCGCTCGCGCAGGAACCCGGCTACCTGCTCTTGGACGAGCCGACCAACCACCTCGACGTGGCGCATCAGCTGGACGTGCTCGACCTCGTGCGCAGAGAGCCGGTCACGAGCGTGCTCGCGCTGCACGACCTCAACCTCGCGGCCCTGTTCTGCGACCGGGTCGTCGTGCTCTCCGAAGGACGAGCGGTGCGCGCGGGCACTCCCGCCGAGGTGCTCACCGAGGAGCTCGTCGGCGAGGTCTACCGCGTGCGGTGCGAGGTCACGCCGACCGAGCCGGAAGGACGACCGCACATCCGATTCCTGCCCCCGAAACGCACCGAGGCAACACTGTCCACTGTGGACGTCTAG
- a CDS encoding FecCD family ABC transporter permease, giving the protein MTVAQELPRAVRRVPTTVFVTVGMACLVLSVAVVVTIGPASLSVPDVFEVIGARLGFVDTGVSRIGQGIVWNLRLPRTLMAAVSGAGLAVCGVVLQSLLRNPLAEPFLLGVSSGASTGAVLVLILGIGAGAVSLTMGAFAGAVVAFVLVMALARLAGGGTAKVILAGVAGTQLFSAVTSYIVITAADAEQARGVLNWLLGSLSGARWDDVAVAGIVCVLGLALCVSRSNALDAFAFGQDAASSLGIDVLRLRWLLLTATALVTATIVSSAGAIGFVGLVVPHAARLLVGHRHRALLPVTAVLGALLLVWVDTLSVVVAGAQEVPVGVVTALVGVPAFALLLARRRNMG; this is encoded by the coding sequence ATGACGGTCGCGCAGGAGCTGCCGCGAGCGGTACGCCGTGTCCCCACGACGGTGTTCGTGACCGTGGGAATGGCGTGCCTGGTCCTGTCCGTCGCCGTCGTCGTCACGATCGGACCGGCGTCACTGTCCGTGCCGGACGTCTTTGAGGTGATCGGGGCACGCCTGGGCTTCGTGGACACCGGCGTCTCCCGCATCGGCCAGGGGATCGTGTGGAATCTGCGCCTGCCCCGCACGCTGATGGCTGCCGTCTCCGGCGCCGGCCTGGCCGTCTGCGGTGTGGTGTTGCAGTCGCTGCTGCGCAATCCGCTCGCGGAACCGTTCCTGCTCGGTGTCTCCAGCGGCGCGTCCACCGGCGCGGTGCTCGTGCTCATCCTCGGGATCGGTGCCGGCGCGGTGAGCCTCACGATGGGCGCGTTCGCCGGGGCGGTGGTCGCGTTCGTGCTCGTGATGGCGCTCGCGAGGCTCGCCGGGGGTGGCACGGCGAAAGTCATCCTGGCGGGCGTCGCCGGAACACAACTGTTCTCGGCGGTGACCTCCTACATCGTCATCACCGCCGCCGACGCCGAACAGGCACGGGGTGTGCTGAACTGGCTGCTCGGCTCGTTGTCCGGGGCACGGTGGGACGACGTGGCCGTGGCGGGCATCGTGTGCGTGCTCGGACTCGCGCTGTGCGTGTCCCGTTCCAACGCTCTCGACGCCTTCGCGTTCGGCCAGGACGCGGCCTCCTCGCTGGGGATCGACGTACTCCGGTTGCGGTGGTTGCTGCTGACCGCGACCGCGTTGGTGACAGCGACGATCGTGTCGTCGGCAGGGGCGATCGGGTTCGTCGGCCTGGTGGTGCCGCACGCCGCGCGTCTGCTGGTCGGGCACCGACACCGGGCGCTGCTGCCGGTCACCGCGGTGCTCGGCGCGTTGCTGCTGGTGTGGGTCGACACCCTGTCGGTCGTCGTCGCCGGTGCGCAGGAAGTGCCGGTCGGGGTCGTCACGGCTCTCGTCGGTGTCCCCGCGTTCGCACTCTTGTTGGCACGTCGAAGGAACATGGGATGA
- a CDS encoding long-chain-acyl-CoA synthetase → MVTSEVGSEDRSVAQRVHLSDLLRALPAMVPDLPSMARGVFRSATLKPHSENSLGLVFQQRAAEHPQRPFLRFRDSEITYGNANEQVNRYAAVLAARGVRPGSVVGVLSTNRPETLLVAMAAIKLGATAGMLNHRQRGDVLNHSQKLLESTVIVAGAECQEALESLPAEELRGTVLGLREDGRPLPGHADLDTEAANASAQNPSQCAEVTAADKAFFIYTSGTTGMPKASTMSHLRWLKSMYALAGLGIRLRSDDTMYCCLPLYHNNALTVSLSAVLGAGATLAIGESFSVSRFWDDVVRTRSTAFCYIGELCRYLLQQPETAAEKQHRIRVVVGNGLRPDIWQEFRSRFGIERIAEFYGASECNVAFINAFNVDRTAGICPLAFSVVEYDLESERPTRDEKGRLRKVKPGGVGLLVTQVTDRSPFDGYTDADATERKLVRDGFKSGDVWFNTGDLVHNQGFRHVAFIDRLGDTFRWKGENVATTEVEAALGEDSAVEQSVVYGVPVPGTDGKAGMAAVKLEHAAEFDGPRLAKGLSDRLPSYAVPLFVRLVDQLEETSTFKSKKVELREQGHDRGRFDDPLYVLTSDGYVSAYDGYVDDVASGAVRV, encoded by the coding sequence GTGGTGACGAGCGAGGTCGGAAGCGAAGACCGGAGCGTGGCCCAACGTGTCCACCTGAGCGATCTCCTGCGCGCGCTGCCTGCAATGGTGCCCGACCTGCCGTCGATGGCGCGCGGAGTGTTCCGGTCGGCGACCTTGAAGCCGCACAGCGAGAACTCGCTCGGTCTCGTGTTCCAGCAGCGGGCCGCAGAGCATCCGCAGCGGCCGTTCCTGCGGTTCCGCGACAGCGAGATCACCTACGGCAACGCCAACGAGCAGGTCAACCGCTACGCGGCGGTGCTCGCGGCACGGGGTGTTCGCCCGGGCTCGGTCGTCGGTGTGCTTTCGACGAACCGGCCGGAGACGCTGCTGGTCGCCATGGCGGCGATCAAGCTCGGCGCCACCGCAGGCATGCTGAATCACCGGCAGCGCGGCGACGTCCTCAACCACAGTCAGAAGCTGCTCGAGAGCACGGTCATCGTGGCGGGCGCGGAATGTCAGGAGGCGCTGGAGTCGCTGCCCGCCGAGGAGCTGCGCGGCACCGTGCTGGGGCTGCGCGAGGACGGGCGCCCGCTGCCGGGACACGCTGATCTGGACACCGAAGCCGCGAACGCGAGCGCGCAGAACCCATCGCAGTGCGCCGAGGTGACAGCAGCCGACAAGGCGTTCTTCATCTACACCTCCGGGACGACCGGGATGCCGAAGGCCAGCACCATGTCGCACCTGCGCTGGCTGAAGAGCATGTACGCGCTCGCCGGCCTGGGGATCCGGTTGCGTTCGGACGACACGATGTACTGCTGCCTGCCGCTGTACCACAACAACGCGTTGACGGTGTCGTTGTCGGCCGTTCTCGGCGCCGGGGCGACGCTGGCGATCGGGGAGTCGTTCTCGGTATCGCGGTTCTGGGACGACGTGGTGCGCACCCGCTCGACGGCGTTCTGCTACATCGGTGAGCTGTGCCGGTACCTGTTGCAGCAGCCCGAGACCGCTGCGGAGAAACAGCACCGGATCCGTGTGGTCGTCGGAAACGGGTTGCGGCCGGACATTTGGCAGGAGTTCCGGTCCCGGTTCGGTATCGAACGCATCGCCGAGTTCTACGGTGCGAGCGAGTGCAACGTGGCGTTCATCAACGCCTTCAACGTCGACCGGACGGCCGGAATCTGCCCGCTGGCGTTCTCCGTCGTCGAGTACGACCTGGAGAGTGAGCGGCCGACACGCGACGAGAAAGGCCGTCTGCGCAAGGTGAAGCCTGGCGGTGTCGGGCTGTTGGTGACCCAGGTGACCGACCGCTCGCCGTTCGACGGCTACACCGATGCCGATGCCACCGAGCGCAAACTCGTCCGGGACGGGTTCAAGTCCGGAGACGTCTGGTTCAATACCGGGGACCTCGTGCACAACCAAGGTTTCCGGCACGTCGCGTTCATCGACCGGCTCGGCGACACGTTCCGGTGGAAGGGCGAGAACGTCGCCACCACGGAGGTCGAGGCCGCGCTGGGTGAGGACTCCGCGGTGGAACAGTCCGTCGTCTACGGCGTTCCGGTTCCCGGCACCGACGGGAAAGCAGGTATGGCTGCGGTGAAACTCGAACACGCCGCGGAGTTCGACGGCCCGCGCCTGGCGAAGGGGCTCTCCGACCGGCTCCCGTCCTACGCCGTCCCGTTGTTCGTGCGGCTCGTGGACCAGCTGGAGGAGACCTCGACCTTCAAGAGCAAGAAAGTGGAGTTGCGCGAGCAGGGTCACGACCGGGGCCGGTTCGACGACCCGCTCTACGTGCTCACTTCGGATGGCTACGTTTCGGCCTACGACGGATACGTCGACGACGTCGCCTCGGGGGCGGTGCGGGTCTGA
- a CDS encoding SDR family NAD(P)-dependent oxidoreductase — MGRYRFAGGTAVLTGAASGIGEQLAYGLARRGSHLVLVDRDAERLDRVRAAIEQDHSGITVSTMVVDLADRNATVAAAETILREHQRITLLVNNAGAALGGRFDQVTLDEFEWLMDLNFRAPVVLTHTLLPTLTAAPGGHVVNVSSLFGLVAPAGQSAYCASKFALRGLSQVLWAELAESGTGVTTVHPGGIKTRVAESARVGSGVPADLVDGQKKAFTKLLTYPPQKAAEQILDGVERRRARVLIAASAKIPDLLARLLPVSHQRLIALATGSDRSRSRATVR; from the coding sequence ATGGGCCGCTACCGCTTCGCCGGAGGAACAGCGGTCCTCACCGGCGCCGCCAGCGGTATCGGGGAGCAACTCGCCTACGGTCTCGCGAGGCGGGGGAGTCACCTCGTGCTGGTGGACCGGGACGCCGAGCGCCTGGACCGGGTTCGCGCGGCGATCGAGCAGGACCACTCCGGGATCACCGTGTCCACAATGGTGGTGGACCTCGCCGACCGGAACGCCACCGTGGCCGCGGCCGAGACGATCCTGCGCGAGCACCAGCGAATCACGTTGCTGGTCAACAATGCCGGTGCGGCGCTCGGTGGCCGTTTCGACCAGGTCACCCTGGACGAGTTCGAATGGCTCATGGACCTCAACTTCCGGGCGCCGGTCGTGCTCACGCACACGTTGCTGCCCACCCTCACCGCCGCACCCGGCGGGCACGTGGTCAACGTCTCCAGCTTGTTCGGACTCGTCGCGCCCGCGGGGCAATCGGCCTACTGTGCCAGCAAATTCGCGTTGCGTGGGCTGAGTCAGGTCTTGTGGGCGGAGCTGGCCGAGTCCGGAACCGGCGTGACCACAGTGCACCCCGGCGGGATCAAGACGCGCGTCGCCGAGAGCGCCCGCGTGGGTTCCGGAGTGCCTGCCGACCTGGTGGACGGCCAGAAGAAGGCGTTCACCAAGCTGCTGACCTATCCACCGCAGAAAGCGGCCGAACAGATCCTCGACGGCGTCGAGCGTCGGCGTGCCCGGGTGCTCATCGCGGCCAGCGCCAAGATCCCCGACCTGCTCGCCCGCCTGTTGCCGGTGTCCCACCAGCGATTGATCGCGCTCGCCACGGGATCCGATCGGTCACGTTCCCGGGCGACCGTGCGATGA